A part of Paenibacillus donghaensis genomic DNA contains:
- the sdaAA gene encoding L-serine ammonia-lyase, iron-sulfur-dependent, subunit alpha — MNFQTLSQLAVLCEERGLGIGALMLEEQSAESGRSAAQEFATMREYYGVMKEAVHRGMNEDTTSRSGLTGLDAQRVGAYNTSAEPCLGGPAGQAMAYALAVSEVNASMGRIIATPTAGSCGIIPGVFLSCQERFGWADDYMVSGLFAAGAIGYVIANNSFVSGAEGGCQAEVGSAIGMAAGALTELRGGTPAQAVHAVGLALKNTLGLICDPVGGLVEIPCIVRNGFGAVTALAAADMALAGVRSVIPSDEVIKVMLEVGSAMPEKHRETAGGGLAQTPTGRRIMQDLRNKKS, encoded by the coding sequence ATGAATTTTCAAACATTAAGCCAGCTGGCTGTACTATGTGAAGAACGCGGCCTGGGCATTGGGGCTTTGATGCTGGAGGAGCAGAGTGCAGAATCCGGACGGTCTGCAGCGCAGGAATTTGCCACTATGCGCGAATATTATGGCGTAATGAAAGAAGCGGTCCACCGCGGCATGAATGAGGATACCACCTCACGTAGCGGGCTGACCGGGCTGGATGCACAGCGGGTAGGTGCCTATAATACGTCAGCCGAGCCTTGTCTGGGCGGCCCGGCGGGCCAAGCTATGGCGTATGCGCTGGCTGTCTCTGAAGTGAACGCCTCCATGGGACGCATTATCGCTACACCTACAGCCGGCTCCTGCGGCATTATTCCCGGGGTCTTCCTTAGCTGCCAGGAGCGGTTTGGCTGGGCTGACGACTACATGGTGTCCGGGCTGTTCGCGGCCGGGGCCATCGGTTACGTCATTGCCAACAATTCCTTTGTGTCCGGTGCGGAGGGCGGCTGCCAGGCAGAGGTTGGCTCAGCCATTGGCATGGCAGCAGGAGCCTTGACCGAGCTGCGCGGTGGAACACCGGCTCAGGCCGTTCATGCCGTAGGTCTGGCGCTTAAGAACACTCTCGGATTAATCTGCGACCCGGTTGGCGGTCTTGTGGAGATTCCTTGCATCGTCCGCAACGGCTTCGGCGCAGTGACCGCGCTGGCTGCTGCCGATATGGCGCTGGCTGGGGTGAGAAGCGTTATTCCGTCCGATGAAGTGATCAAGGTCATGCTGGAGGTAGGTTCGGCGATGCCGGAGAAACACCGCGAGACCGCAGGCGGGGGATTAGCTCAGACGCCTACCGGACGCCGGATTATGCAGGATCTGCGGAATAAGAAGTCCTAG
- a CDS encoding YwbE family protein, with protein sequence MNGQVRADIRPGLQVDIVLKQDQATGKLTHGTVKDILTNSPRHPHGIKVRLADGQVGRVKNITG encoded by the coding sequence ATGAATGGACAAGTAAGGGCGGATATCCGCCCGGGATTGCAGGTCGATATTGTGCTTAAACAGGATCAGGCGACAGGCAAGCTTACGCATGGCACGGTCAAGGATATTCTGACTAACTCGCCCCGGCATCCGCATGGAATCAAGGTTCGTTTGGCGGACGGACAAGTAGGACGGGTGAAGAATATTACAGGTTAA
- a CDS encoding HNH endonuclease, whose translation MIMSDTELLTSKQCIYCRQLKPLSEFRRRTGKRSKGQARRGACRDCRKLRAVQEAQTQPLTKPAAVISPVRVSDSRVRNAPPQPLTVSAAVPAAARPAASRPAASRLGAAAAHPRSLPEHAGDAKAGAAASSGAKPKNRTRSAEPRLRPPLRGPKPDPHDISALVPSGKGMILMRGHSDKGRRWHQEIDLELAITLVKEQAAVIINRRTIRRIYSNKDFRKFILTRDNYTCCFCGLYGDTIDHLLPRAKGGHTTPDNCVCACNLCNQSKADLYVEEFIGR comes from the coding sequence ATGATTATGAGCGATACCGAGCTATTGACATCCAAACAGTGTATTTATTGCCGCCAGCTGAAGCCGCTCTCTGAATTCCGCAGACGCACAGGTAAACGCTCCAAGGGGCAGGCACGCCGGGGAGCTTGCCGGGATTGCCGCAAGTTGCGGGCAGTCCAGGAAGCGCAGACCCAGCCGCTGACGAAGCCCGCAGCGGTTATATCGCCTGTGCGCGTCTCGGATTCCAGAGTCCGCAACGCACCGCCGCAGCCCTTGACCGTATCCGCAGCGGTGCCCGCCGCTGCCAGACCCGCCGCGTCCCGGCCAGCGGCTTCCCGGCTTGGCGCAGCCGCTGCTCATCCGCGCTCGCTGCCGGAGCATGCGGGAGATGCCAAAGCCGGCGCAGCGGCTTCATCAGGGGCCAAGCCGAAGAACCGCACCCGCTCCGCCGAGCCGCGGCTTCGGCCCCCTCTGCGCGGGCCGAAGCCCGATCCGCACGATATCTCTGCCCTGGTGCCGTCCGGCAAAGGCATGATTCTCATGCGCGGCCACAGCGACAAGGGGCGACGCTGGCATCAGGAAATCGACCTGGAGCTAGCCATTACACTGGTAAAAGAGCAGGCAGCGGTAATTATCAACCGCCGGACCATCCGCCGGATCTACAGCAACAAGGATTTCCGCAAGTTCATTCTGACCCGGGATAACTACACCTGCTGCTTCTGCGGCTTATACGGCGATACCATCGACCATCTGCTGCCGCGCGCCAAGGGCGGGCATACTACCCCTGACAACTGTGTATGCGCCTGCAATCTGTGCAACCAATCGAAAGCTGATCTCTATGTGGAGGAATTTATCGGCAGATAG
- a CDS encoding LacI family DNA-binding transcriptional regulator yields MITIYDIAKRTGYSPTTVSKAFNNYSDVREKTRQEIFRIARELGYVPNSHARTLTTKKSWTLGVLFVEGTGAGIRHPFFSSVIESFKQVAVAKGYALMFISKDVGGKQSGYLENCRIRGVDGVVVFLSDYNDPYFQELLESDIPTVILDYDSPLAHTISSDNETGARLAVEYLAALGHRRIAHISGDEHTAPGRSRISGYQMAMKQQGLEVNADYTVIGPMYTLESGYGAMLKLLQLEERPTAVFVSGDLMALGAVRAAKDQGLRVPEDISVMGYDDVELAGYVTPALTTVRQDTELLGSRAAELLLAAIEGGSGEKAAVVLPVEVVVRESCAPPAAE; encoded by the coding sequence TTGATCACCATCTATGATATTGCCAAACGAACCGGTTACTCTCCGACAACCGTGTCCAAGGCGTTCAACAACTACTCCGATGTGCGCGAGAAGACGCGCCAGGAGATATTCCGGATAGCCCGGGAGCTGGGCTATGTCCCCAATTCCCATGCCCGGACGCTGACGACCAAGAAATCATGGACCCTGGGTGTTCTGTTCGTTGAGGGGACAGGTGCGGGAATCCGCCATCCTTTCTTCAGCAGTGTGATTGAGAGCTTCAAGCAGGTTGCTGTAGCCAAGGGTTATGCGCTGATGTTCATCTCCAAGGATGTCGGCGGCAAGCAGAGCGGTTATCTGGAGAACTGCCGGATTCGCGGAGTGGACGGAGTGGTTGTGTTCTTGTCGGACTACAATGATCCGTATTTCCAGGAGCTGCTGGAGAGTGATATTCCCACGGTTATTCTTGATTATGACTCCCCGCTGGCGCATACCATTTCCTCGGATAATGAGACGGGGGCAAGGCTTGCCGTAGAGTATCTGGCAGCGCTCGGACATCGCAGAATTGCCCATATCTCCGGCGATGAGCATACCGCTCCGGGGCGGTCAAGAATATCCGGCTACCAGATGGCCATGAAGCAGCAAGGACTTGAGGTGAACGCCGATTATACTGTAATCGGTCCAATGTACACACTGGAGAGCGGATATGGCGCGATGCTGAAGCTGCTGCAGCTGGAGGAGCGCCCGACTGCAGTGTTTGTGTCAGGAGACCTGATGGCGCTCGGCGCGGTAAGGGCGGCGAAGGATCAGGGGCTGCGTGTTCCGGAAGATATCTCGGTCATGGGCTATGACGATGTTGAGCTTGCCGGATATGTTACACCAGCGCTGACAACGGTGCGGCAGGATACGGAGCTGCTGGGCAGCCGTGCTGCGGAGCT